The Thermococcus henrietii genome segment TTATCTCCTCCTCGCTCGGCTCTATGACCGAGGCCATAGCCTTTGAGGCCTCTATTATCATACCGTCCGTTATCGTCCTGGCCCTGACGTCGAGCGCTCCCCTGAAAATCGCCGGAAAGCCGAGGAGGTTGTTTATCTGGTTCGGATAGTCGCTCCTTCCGGTGGCGACAATCCTCACACCGGCCTTTTTGGCATCCTCTGGAAGAATCTCCGGAACGGGATTGGCGAGGGGAAAAACTATCGCGTCGTCGGCCATGTTCCCTATCCACTCGGGCTTTATGACGCCCGGCCCCGGCCTCGTGAATGAGATTAGAACGTCCGCTCCTTCAAGCGCCTCTGCCGGGCCTCCCTCAATCCCCTCGCCGTTGGTCTTCGCGAGGAGTTCGCCCCTGTAGGGGAACAGCTCCTCAAGAGGCAAATCCGGCGTTAGAATCCTCGGCTTCCCCTTCACGAGCTCGACGACCCGGACGTTTTCAGGCTTAACGCCTGCCCTGACGATTAATCTGAGCGTCGCGAAACCGGCCGCCCCGGCTCCGAAGAGCGCGACACTTATCTCGTCAAGCTTCTTGCCGACTACCTTGAGGGCATTGATTAAACCCGCCAGAACGACGCTCGCCGTGCCCTGCTGGTCGTCGTGGAAGACCGGAACATCGAGCTCTTCCCTCAGCCTGTCGAGGATGTAGAAGCACTTGGGCGAGGCTATATCTTCAAGGTTTATCCCACCGAAGGAAGGTGAGACGGCTTTAACGACATCTATGAACCTTTCGGGGTTCTTCTCTGCTAAAACGAGCGGGAACGCGTCAACGCCGCCGAATGCCTTGAAGAGCAGGG includes the following:
- a CDS encoding NAD(P)-dependent malic enzyme, which gives rise to MDARDFHRGNFIGSGKIEVIPKVPLTRETLPLAYTPGVAEVSREIAEEPEKAFEYTNRGNTIAVISDGTRVLGLGDIGPLGALPVMEGKALLFKAFGGVDAFPLVLAEKNPERFIDVVKAVSPSFGGINLEDIASPKCFYILDRLREELDVPVFHDDQQGTASVVLAGLINALKVVGKKLDEISVALFGAGAAGFATLRLIVRAGVKPENVRVVELVKGKPRILTPDLPLEELFPYRGELLAKTNGEGIEGGPAEALEGADVLISFTRPGPGVIKPEWIGNMADDAIVFPLANPVPEILPEDAKKAGVRIVATGRSDYPNQINNLLGFPAIFRGALDVRARTITDGMIIEASKAMASVIEPSEEEIIPSPFHPDVHPAVARAVAEEAMKEGVARVRVNPEEVAERLRKWREFYSRFIVPMNEGRRAYR